A stretch of Ischnura elegans chromosome 4, ioIscEleg1.1, whole genome shotgun sequence DNA encodes these proteins:
- the LOC124156922 gene encoding uncharacterized protein LOC124156922, whose product MESSEIDASKPLGRGLRRKRRPEKIVGHVETFPSLHAMAHSSYSSSDEDVRGASCRIQSPPPLPSEVPRREKGNIVRPNIPSADIDNSGTTSKFPGKEDLSPLDVT is encoded by the exons ATGGAGTCATCGGAGATTGATGCCTCCAAACCTTTGGGAAGGGGTTTACGCAGGAAGAGGCGCCCAGAGAAAATCGTTGGGCATGTGGAGACTTTTCCATCTCTACATGCGATGGCTCATTCAT CTTATAGCAGTTCTGATGAGGATGTTCGTGGTGCATCGTGTAGGATACAGTCTCCTCCTCCATTGCCGTCTGAGGTACCTCGGCGTGAAAAGGGAAATATAGTACGGCCTAATATCCCTAGTGCTG ACATAGATAACTCAGGCACCACCTCCAAATTTCCTGGGAAGGAAGATCTGTCACCACTAGATGTGACTTAG